One Salvia splendens isolate huo1 chromosome 1, SspV2, whole genome shotgun sequence genomic window, TTTTACACAATTTGACGGAAGTTGATGTGGCTTGTAACAATTAGACTGGAAATAACAATGAATTATGCGGCCCAAAAGTTGTCTTAAGATTACTTTTCATGAACAGAAGAAAAGTCCCTAACACACTTGAAAAGAAATTTTCAATATGTTCTCAAATTAATCTAGAACAAGTATACATGTTGCatagtaaaatatgaatatatctATGAACAAAATATGTAATTGTAGTGAGTCTAAATTCACATTTGAAAGGTAAAACGTACAAGGTAGTCTCAgtacatattttaaattatgttctACTGAAGGTAGTCTGACATATAATTCAATTGAAGTTCTTATGAATGCAAAAGGTCCAACTCCAAGTGCAATGCCCTACAACTCCATAATAAACTCCATAATATAATTCCATAGATCAACTTTTGGTGCATGCACTCAAAAGATTTGAGTGCGGAATATGGTAACTAACACAGTATAGTTGTCATAAATTTCCAAATTACTTATCATTTAGGAGGCATCATCGTTGCAGAAGTAGTTTTCCGCTTTATAAAAAAGGAACAGAAATGAATTGGTTTTACAAAATTTAACAGCATAACATATAGTACAATATGCCCACCAGCCACCAGGAGGTCAGTGCTTGAAACACTTATAGCCAGTTTTTTGGCAAAGCACTTGTAACTAGTTTTACTAGTGATTAAAAAGAAGTTAAGTTTCAAAAAACAAGGCAAATAAAGGCACTGATGTGCCAGAAGCAAAATTATCCACAAGAAATATGCTGTTCAACTTGTTCTTTTGTGATTCTTCCTTTTCCCTTTTCAGTAGATAGGTACATTTGTTTGATAATGGTTCAAATATTCTTAAGCCAGCAACGAATTGATTAAGTGTAACATATCTCAAATAAATGGCATGAACATGACCCAAACATTGCTGTGTTTGAACTTCATAACGTATCTCGATTTAATAACTACTTAATTCATTACTGTGTTTGAACGTCATTGATATGAGGCTGAAGATAAAAGAAACATATATCATCCATTTATCTGGTTTTAACTTTGGGTTGTGCTCTACCTATATACCAGTACCACACATTGCTATACCTCATAATACAGTTTAAATATTTATTCATGTCTTCAATCTGAAAAaacttattttaaaaatgaaaaaactaaGATTTGAGGATCTTCCACCAACTCGGCATCCAGCTACAGATGCCACATCCACTAAGATTTTCTGTTAATTCAAAGAAATATTATCACAATCATTGCTCAATGAATAGAGACACGGCTGGCAATCACCTTATCTGGGGACTTGGGAAAGGGTAAATAATCATCCCCAAGTTTTAGCACATCATTGTACCTGAACTTTTTCAAAAGAGTCCATGTGGTATCGATTTTTCCTTTCTCTATAAAAAGAGtgtgaagaaaaagaaaacctGTCGAGGTAAGACCAAGTTCCTTCAGCAGGTTGTAAAGGAGAACTGAAGCACTTCACCAAAGTAAATTAGATAGAGTAAAAGAAATGTAAAGTAGAAAACTTATCATCAAGTTTtagatataaagaaaaataaaaatacccaAAATTCATTTAGCTCGTCATCATTGAGAGCACCATCCATATCAAGATCTCAAAGAAAAATATCCTTTTAAGCGCTCTCATGCATCATGGTCTTAAAGCTTGGGTTTCTTGATCAAACAGAGGTGTTGTAGAGCGAAGGATAGCCTTTTGAGCAAAGTAGAACACTTCTTGGATCTAAAACAATTTATGAAGACTTCAGTTATCTGAAAAATCTCATTTCTCTAGGGAATTTCAAATGGAAGTCATAAAGCATGTCAAACATTGTCTTAAACCTGGAGCATATTAGCTGCAGTACATTCTATGCAAGTCTAATCTCCCGAAACTGCTCCATAAGAGGCATCATTTCAACACTCAAATTGTACTCTTCATCTCACCTATCGAGCTTGCAACCAGCCACAATTACCGGTGCTCTAATCTAAGCAAACCCAATCAACAAGTTCAAATAAAACAACGACGAACACGAAACAACACAACACAAAGATGATCAATTTCCTCGGCATATATCAGTTGCAAATGGACAATAAACATCCATAGCTGCAAATGCATCTCAGGTACCGTACAAATGAACCTTTTAAGGCAGTTAACAAAGAAAAGAGGCAGTTTCTATAATACTAGGGTAGGTAACAATGCATTGGTTCAGGTCAACCTCTTGATATTTGAAAAACTCAAACGGATTCTCTTATCACTTTATCAGCCAATTTTGAATTGTGCTAAGAGCAAAAATCAGCAGGATAATCGAGCTCACTCACTTTCCAGTTAGTTATGAAGAGATCAGCTCATACAAAATACTAGGGTAGGTAACAATACATCTCGCTGAACAAACATTCAGCTATTTAAACATCTTCAACGACAGAGTATTTGCATTACCAGCAAGAACAGCATATTTTCTTCACCTTCTAATATATTAATAAGATGGAAAAGGATACAAGAAAAAATAACTCACACGTATTACAAaagtttaaaataattatttcatcCAATAACAGCACAATACCAAACAATTCGAACCTCTAACGTTCGAAGCCCATGGAGCCAGAATGTACTGAGGCGATTCAGTGTCGGATGCTGATCAGCATGCATAAGTCAACACTACAGCATTGACTGGTGTGCTTCAATTCCTCAGCAAGCTTCCCTTTATACTCCAAGCTGCATTGACGAATCAATGAATCAGTCAATCAATTGTTATATGCGAGTGACAAAAATGTGTGTGTGGCACGCACCTGCTGGAGGTGTCGACAATGATGATCATGGGGACATTACCGGATAGTAATCTGATGGACGGGAGGAACTTCAGGGAAGAAGGACTCGGCTGCAGCGGCAGCGATGAGACTGAATTTGCCGGTGCTGAGGTCACCAATGACAGCAATTCAGAAGCCCGTGCAGGTGCTGGAGGTTGCATCGCCACCTTGCATCTATTTGTCACTTGTTTTATGGGTTGATTTTGGTGATTAGGATCCGATTTTTGCACTTGGATTTTTTTACTCCAGTTTTAAATCTGCAATTAATAAAGTTGTGTCCACCAAATTCTtctattttttccattttgggaggttcacaatttaaaaactcatttacttttttccatttttagtaagtggaCTCCAGACTTTACTAAATCACCATTACTCTAACATTCTGTTGAAAAGGTAAATAAATTAACTCAAACAGGGAGTAGTACTACTCATCCATTCACTACCACATACTAGAACAATGGAGCATTTTATGACTTGTAAAAGGGAATTAAAATATTCTTGAATTGGTAGAAGTGACAAGTTGACTTAGATTCTACAAGAGTTGTTCAAACATAGCATatctaatactactattatagtGCATAAATGGATAAACGCAGAGATGGAAGAATCAAGGACTGGCGTCTGGTTTAACCTTCCACTGATGGAGTTTGAAAGTGTTAGGTTTGGGTCGATAGACAATTGCTTGGATGCAAgcagcttcttcttctttgacTTTTTTTACATCAATAGTCAAAAACAATAGAGAGCGTGGGGCGTACACGACGACAGCCTTAGCAACATCCACAAGCTCGAAAGTTTTGCTTTTCTGCAAAAATGTTTCAAtcataaacaaacaaacaaacaaatttGATCATAAACaaacatatatacatgtatatatcATACCATGTCAACATTGATTTCACCAATCGCAAACTTTGCTGCCATATACATACGATCATGATCGTTGGTGTAAGACAAGTCAATGGGGATGAAGCTCAGATAATGCATCAGCCAAGAAGGAACGCGCACATCCACATCAAAACCCTACATCATATCATTATCAATCAATCATATGAATCAATCATAATATTCGGATTGGATTGGATCAGATGTACTTACAAAGCTATTGCGGACTTGACTGATGTATTTGAGAACGGTTTCACGGTCGTAAGGATCTTTTTCAATCTCCTTTATCTCATCATCATTTTTAATCTCCTTACTTTCGATCTCCACCCCTGGCTCCCCCATATAAATTACAGGTTCAGCTTCGTCACTATCGTAATTTTCATCTTTCCGCGCAGGATCGTAATCGTCATATTCGAATGCCATCTTTCCTTTGTATCGCTCAAGTAAACCGtatttatctttgaattccttTACCTCTCTCGTTTCCTTTTCATCTGAAACACCACCGGAATCAATTTTCGCTAACTCGCCACCACAGACACCGGAATCGGCTTTCGCAATCTTCCCACCACATCCAACGGAATCGATTTTCGCAATATCGCCATCACAGCCACCGGAATCGATTTTCCCTGTTTCCTGAATCTCTCCTCTTTTCCGTTTACCGCATGTTTCTCCGATGTGTGAATTAGGGTTATCCATGATTTTCAGTAGGAGAAAAGAAAACCGTCTATTTGGATATGTACACAATAACTTTATTCAAAGCCCACCACACtcgaataataataataataataataatattaataataataataataataatattaataataataacgacaataataataataataattaacaaAACTATATAATGTACTAATTTTAATATTCATGACTAATTGATTGAATTATTTATCACACGTATTACTAATAGTCTAACCCAATCTATAAATGAACTCcgtaatttttataatttggaATTTTTAAAATGATCTAAAACTGAATTTCGCATAACtcaaaaatgatagttttatggTTCAACTCTATGAATTATTTTGACATTGATCATAttcattattatattaattgtatCGCCC contains:
- the LOC121755446 gene encoding uncharacterized protein LOC121755446; translation: MDNPNSHIGETCGKRKRGEIQETGKIDSGGCDGDIAKIDSVGCGGKIAKADSGVCGGELAKIDSGGVSDEKETREVKEFKDKYGLLERYKGKMAFEYDDYDPARKDENYDSDEAEPVIYMGEPGVEIESKEIKNDDEIKEIEKDPYDRETVLKYISQVRNSFGFDVDVRVPSWLMHYLSFIPIDLSYTNDHDRMYMAAKFAIGEINVDMKSKTFELVDVAKAVVVYAPRSLLFLTIDVKKVKEEEAACIQAIVYRPKPNTFKLHQWKVKPDASP